A section of the Cygnus olor isolate bCygOlo1 chromosome 14, bCygOlo1.pri.v2, whole genome shotgun sequence genome encodes:
- the LOC121078019 gene encoding protocadherin alpha-2-like → MSVCVRAVVRVLVLQAAWALGGGQVRYSVPEEAKGGTVVGRLAQDLGLEAGEAEARRLRLVSQGRRASVEVSGASGALVVSSRLDREELCGKSAPCALRLEVLLERPLRVFHVEVEVTDINDNAPLFPAATKNLSIAELSLPGSRFPLEGASDADIGANAQLSYTLSPSEHFALDMKSSDDGRKSLFLVLTEGLDRESLAEHRLVLTASDGGRPSLTGTVELVVSVLDANDNAPQFNQSVYKVQVPESAAEGTLVAHVGATDPDEGINHEFSFSIVSSVPASKRDVFSIEPQTGEIRLRGTLDFEEVRLYELQIAARDKGVPPLSGHCEVVVEVSDVNDNAPEVWVTSLSVPVAEDASLGTVVALLSVSDRDSGSNGRVRCAVWPPSPFGLVATFAGSYSLVLREALDRERVSEYEVEVRAEDGGAPPLRASRGLRVPVSDVNDNAPAFAQAVYTVLARENNAAGAELARLWARDPDEAGNGRVSYSVAEGGAGAGAGSGSGSGSGWRPASSYVSVDAESGRLWALQPLDYEELQVLQFEVRAVDAGEPPLCGNATVQLFVVDENDNAPALLPPAGGGPGPWAAGEASVSASASAPGSLWAWAAWGAPAGQVVAKIRAVDADSGYDAWLRYELWEPRGKGPFRVGLYSGEVSTARALEEADGPRQRLLIVVRDHGEPSRSATATLSVSLVEGAEAALAAAGAVSAGAGLRPASGAEGGAAAAAAAAAAAAATNVWLVVAICAVSSLFLLAVVLYGASRWAPRAAVLSGPGPATLVCASEVGSWSYSQRQSRSLCVADGAGKSDLMVFSPNCPPPPGPAPKETPQEPPALLDTVSATRPPVAP, encoded by the coding sequence GCGTGGAGGTGAGCGGGGCGAGCGGGGCGCTGGTGGTGAGCTCGCGGCTGGACCGGGAGGAGCTGTGCGGGAAGAGCGCGCCCTGCGCCCTGCgcctggaggtgctgctggagcgGCCGCTGCGCGTCTTCCACGTGGAGGTGGAGGTCACCGACATCAACGACAATGCCCCGCTCTTCCCCGCCGCCACCAAAAACCTCAGCATCGCGGAGCTGTCGCTGCCGGGGTCTCGCTTTCCGCTGGAGGGCGCGTCGGATGCGGATATCGGAGCCAACGCGCAGCTCTCATATACCCTCAGCCCCAGCGAGCACTTCGCTCTCGATATGAAATCTTCGGATGATGGTAGGAAGTCGCTGTTCCTGGTGCTGACGGAAGGTCTGGACCGCGAGTCTCTGGCCGAGCACCGTCTGGTGCTGACGGCGAGTGACGGGGGCAGGCCGTCGCTGACGGGCACGGTGGAGCTGGTGGTGTCGGTGCTGGATGCGAACGACAACGCGCCCCAGTTCAACCAGTCGGTGTATAAAGTGCAGGTGCCGGAGAGTGCGGCGGAGGGGACGTTGGTGGCGCACGTGGGCGCCACAGACCCGGACGAGGGAATTAATCACGAATTTTCCTTCAGCATCGTCAGTTCAGTTCCTGCTTCCAAGAGAGATGTCTTCAGTATAGAACCGCAGACGGGGGAGATCCGTCTCCGGGGCACTCTGGACTTTGAAGAAGTGCGCTTATACGAGTTACAAATTGCGGCGAGAGACAAGGGCGTTCCGCCGTTGTCAGGGCACTGcgaggtggtggtggaggtgtCGGACGTGAACGACAACGCGCCCGAGGTGTGGGTGACGTCGCTGTCGGTGCCGGTGGCCGAGGACGCGTCGTTGGGGACGGTGGTGGCGCTGCTGAGCGTGTCGGACCGGGACTCGGGGTCGAACGGGCGGGTGCGGTGCGCGGTGTGGCCGCCGTCGCCGTTCGGTCTGGTGGCGACGTTCGCGGGCTCGTACTCGCTGGTGCTGCGGGAGGCGCTGGACCGGGAGCGGGTGTCGGAGTACGAGGTGGAGGTGCGGGCGGAGGACGGCGGGGCGCCGCCGCTGCGCGCCAGCCGCGGGCTGCGGGTGCCGGTGTCGGACGTGAACGACAACGCGCCGGCGTTCGCGCAGGCCGTGTACACGGTGCTGGCGCGGGAGAACAACGCGGCGGGCGCGGAGCTGGCGCGGCTGTGGGCGCGGGACCCGGACGAGGCGGGCAACGGGCGCGTGAGCTACTCGGTGGCGGAGGGCGGCGCGGGCGCGGGTgcggggtcggggtcggggtcggggtcggggtGGCGTCCGGCGTCGAGCTACGTGTCGGTGGACGCGGAGAGCGGGCGGCTGTgggcgctgcagcccctggactacgaggagctgcaggtgctgcagttCGAGGTGCGGGCGGTGGACGCGGGCGAGCCGCCGCTGTGCGGCAACGCCACGGTGCAGCTCTTCGTGGTGGACGAGAACGACAACGCGCCGGCGCTGCTCCCGCCTGccggcggcgggccggggcccTGGGCTGCGGGCGAGGCGTCGGTGTCGGCGTCGGCGTCGGCGCCGGGGTCGCTGTGGGCGTGGGCGGCGTGGGGGGCGCCGGCGGGGCAGGTGGTGGCGAAGATCCGCGCGGTGGACGCGGACTCGGGCTACGACGCGTGGCTGCGCTACGAGCTGTGGGAGCCGCGGGGCAAGGGCCCGTTCCGCGTGGGGCTGTACAGCGGCGAGGTGAGCACGGCGCGGGCGCTGGAGGAGGCGGACGGCCCGCGGCAGCGGCTGCTGATCGTGGTGCGGGACCACGGGGAGCCGTCGCGCTCGGCCACGGCCACGCTGAGCGTGTCGCTGGTGGAGGGCGCCGAGGcggcgctggcggcggcgggggcggtgtcggcgggggcggggctgcggccggcgTCGGGCGCggagggcggcgcggcggcggcggcggcggcggcggcggcggcggcggcgacgaACGTGTGGCTGGTGGTGGCCATCTGCGCGGTGTCGAGCCTGTTCCTGCTGGCGGTGGTGCTGTACGGGGCGTCGCGCTGGGCGCCGCGGGCGGCCGTGCTGTCGGGGCCCGGTCCGGCGACGCTGGTGTGCGCCAGCGAGGTGGGCAGCTGGTCGTACTCGCAGCGCCAGAGCCGGAGCCTGTGCGTGGCGGACGGCGCGGGCAAGAGCGACCTGATGGTTTTCAGCCCCAactgcccgccgccgcccggccccgcgccgaAGGAGACGCCGCAGGAGCCGCCTGCTCTCCTGGACACGGTCAGTGCCACTCGCCCTCCTGTCGCTCCTTAA